One Brachybacterium kimchii genomic window carries:
- a CDS encoding exo-alpha-sialidase, producing MTSSPRTDGPHRRTVLGAGAGTLLSLLAVPAAAHAAPTGAGHGHGGGHGHGHGHGHGHGGSTGGRLLTKTLAAGGDGDFPNYRITALVQLENGDVLASYDGRPTGIDAPGPNSILQRRSRDGGSTWKEQTVIERGHDGEDTIGFSDPSYVYDRITGALFNFHVFSKDAGFFDSGYGNDDADRAVLSSTVSVSKDDGRTWTSRRLTEVTKPDDVRGMFATSGAGIQITRGKHRGRLVQQYIGQWRDESFRAYSVFSDDHGETWRMGEPTGVDMDENKVVELSDGTLMLNSRVHSGAAARYVALSHDGGETWSEPVLDATLTDPHNNASIIAMDPGAPAGSSAAKELLFSNSDSATARVDGTVRYSYDDGETWPVKKTYQAGDHAYSQLAALGDGTFGVLFEGEGANTIVFGRFDRDWLNPFRLHVPDTSATVAAGGDVEVTVTLRNDEERALPASRVTADLPDGWSAESVHVPALSPGRSRTVRLRITAPADAEPATVTGDVTISAGAFSLRGDLELTVRA from the coding sequence GTGACGTCTTCTCCCCGCACTGACGGACCTCATCGCCGCACTGTGCTCGGCGCCGGTGCCGGCACCCTTCTCTCTCTCCTCGCCGTCCCCGCGGCAGCTCACGCAGCGCCCACGGGCGCGGGCCACGGCCACGGTGGCGGCCACGGACACGGTCACGGACACGGCCATGGCCACGGCGGCAGCACCGGCGGTCGCCTCCTCACGAAGACCCTCGCCGCCGGAGGCGACGGGGATTTCCCGAACTACCGGATCACCGCGCTCGTGCAGCTCGAGAACGGTGACGTCCTCGCCTCCTACGACGGCCGTCCCACCGGTATCGACGCCCCCGGCCCCAACTCGATCCTCCAGCGCCGATCGCGCGACGGCGGAAGCACCTGGAAGGAGCAGACGGTCATCGAGCGGGGCCACGACGGCGAGGACACGATCGGGTTCTCCGACCCGAGCTACGTCTACGACCGCATCACCGGCGCCCTGTTCAACTTCCACGTCTTCTCCAAGGACGCCGGCTTCTTCGACAGCGGGTACGGGAACGACGACGCCGACCGCGCGGTCCTCAGCTCCACCGTCTCGGTCTCGAAGGACGACGGCCGCACCTGGACCTCACGGCGCCTGACCGAGGTCACCAAGCCCGACGACGTCCGCGGCATGTTCGCCACCAGCGGCGCCGGCATCCAGATCACCCGCGGGAAGCATCGCGGCCGCCTCGTCCAGCAGTACATCGGGCAGTGGCGCGACGAATCGTTCCGCGCCTACTCCGTGTTCTCCGACGATCACGGCGAGACCTGGCGGATGGGGGAGCCGACGGGCGTCGACATGGACGAGAACAAGGTCGTCGAGCTCAGCGACGGCACGCTGATGCTGAACTCGCGCGTCCACAGCGGAGCCGCGGCGCGCTATGTCGCCCTCTCCCACGACGGCGGGGAGACCTGGTCCGAGCCCGTTCTCGACGCGACGCTCACGGACCCGCACAACAACGCCTCGATCATCGCCATGGATCCGGGAGCGCCGGCCGGTTCGAGCGCCGCGAAGGAGCTGCTGTTCTCGAACTCGGACAGCGCGACCGCGCGCGTCGACGGCACCGTGCGCTATTCCTACGACGACGGCGAGACCTGGCCGGTGAAGAAGACCTACCAGGCGGGGGACCACGCGTACTCACAGCTCGCGGCGCTCGGGGACGGCACCTTCGGCGTGCTCTTCGAGGGCGAGGGGGCGAACACGATCGTCTTCGGCCGCTTCGACCGCGACTGGCTGAATCCCTTCCGCCTGCACGTCCCCGACACCTCCGCGACGGTCGCGGCGGGCGGCGACGTCGAGGTCACCGTGACGCTGCGCAACGACGAGGAGCGCGCACTGCCCGCCTCCCGCGTCACGGCGGACCTGCCCGACGGGTGGAGCGCCGAGAGCGTGCACGTGCCGGCCCTGTCCCCGGGCCGCAGCCGGACCGTCCGCCTGCGCATCACGGCGCCGGCCGATGCCGAGCCCGCGACCGTGACCGGCGACGTCACGATCAGCGCGGGGGCCTTCTCGCTGCGCGGGGACCTGGAGCTCACCGTCCGGGCCTGA
- a CDS encoding SufE family protein, translated as MTAAPGDTTAPGDPGGQGASAPLPEAFTEIVDDFHAVSGNDRVQMLLEFADGLPELPERYRDHPELLEPVPECQSPIFVITEVDGQGEDAPARLFFSAPPEAPTTRGFAGILAAGLEGLTVGQIRAVPADATENLGLAEVVSPLRLRGMAGMLGRIKRQLGEKAGLQ; from the coding sequence ATGACGGCCGCCCCCGGCGACACGACCGCCCCCGGCGACCCCGGCGGCCAGGGCGCGAGCGCGCCCCTCCCGGAGGCGTTCACGGAGATCGTCGACGACTTCCACGCGGTCTCCGGCAATGATCGCGTGCAGATGCTGCTCGAGTTCGCCGACGGCCTCCCCGAGCTGCCCGAGCGCTACCGCGACCATCCCGAGCTGCTCGAGCCGGTGCCCGAGTGCCAGTCCCCGATCTTCGTCATCACGGAGGTCGACGGACAGGGCGAGGACGCCCCGGCGCGCCTGTTCTTCTCGGCCCCGCCCGAGGCCCCGACGACGCGCGGCTTCGCGGGCATCCTCGCCGCGGGTCTCGAAGGACTCACCGTCGGCCAGATCCGAGCGGTCCCGGCCGACGCCACCGAGAACCTGGGGCTCGCCGAGGTCGTGAGCCCGCTGCGCCTGCGCGGCATGGCCGGGATGCTGGGCCGCATCAAGCGCCAGCTCGGCGAGAAGGCCGGCCTGCAGTAG
- a CDS encoding sulfurtransferase — protein MALPADPAPELQEYAHPEKLVTTAWLADHLGEDGLVVVESDEDVLLYDTGHIPGSVKIDWHLDLNDPVTRDYVDGEGFAALMSRAGITPDTTVVVYGDKSNWWAAYALWVFELFGHADVRLLDGGRALWQSEGRELTREVPQPAATEYPVLERHDEASRAFRDDVLAFLGGQLVDVRSPQEYTGERLHMPDFPQEGAVRGGHIPGASSVPWSKAAREDGRFKPRAELESVYLQEQGLDPAAPVIAYCRIGERSSHSWFALKYLLGFADVKNYDGSWTEWGNSVRVPIVTGSEAGEVPAR, from the coding sequence ATGGCACTGCCCGCCGACCCGGCACCGGAGCTGCAGGAGTACGCGCACCCCGAGAAGCTCGTGACCACCGCGTGGCTCGCCGATCACCTGGGCGAGGACGGCCTGGTGGTCGTGGAGTCCGACGAGGACGTCCTGCTGTACGACACCGGACACATCCCGGGGTCCGTGAAGATCGACTGGCACCTGGACCTCAACGACCCGGTGACCCGCGACTACGTGGACGGCGAGGGGTTCGCCGCGCTCATGAGCCGCGCCGGCATCACCCCGGACACGACCGTCGTCGTCTACGGCGACAAATCGAACTGGTGGGCCGCCTACGCCCTGTGGGTCTTCGAGCTCTTCGGCCACGCGGACGTGCGCCTGCTCGACGGCGGCCGCGCCCTCTGGCAGTCCGAGGGCCGCGAGCTGACCCGCGAGGTCCCGCAGCCCGCGGCGACCGAGTACCCGGTGCTCGAGCGCCACGACGAGGCCTCCCGCGCCTTCCGCGACGACGTGCTCGCCTTCCTGGGCGGCCAGCTCGTGGACGTGCGCTCCCCCCAGGAGTACACCGGCGAGCGCCTGCACATGCCCGATTTCCCGCAGGAGGGCGCCGTGCGCGGCGGTCACATCCCCGGCGCGAGCTCCGTGCCGTGGTCGAAGGCCGCCCGCGAGGACGGCCGCTTCAAGCCGCGCGCCGAGCTCGAGTCCGTCTACCTGCAGGAGCAGGGCCTGGACCCCGCCGCGCCCGTCATCGCCTACTGCCGCATCGGCGAGCGCTCGAGCCACTCGTGGTTCGCGCTGAAGTACCTGCTGGGCTTCGCCGACGTGAAGAACTACGACGGCTCGTGGACCGAGTGGGGCAACAGCGTGCGCGTCCCGATCGTCACCGGTTCCGAAGCGGGCGAGGTGCCCGCCCGATGA
- a CDS encoding 3-hydroxyacyl-CoA dehydrogenase NAD-binding domain-containing protein: MAPTTENSGSASAYTEHVTRVLVEDREHEGIGTLAVLTFAPPEGETRPATLGPQSLENVEAALTEALARAEAGEIQAIALTGTDRVFLAGADLSMFADPAGREAIDPMTRRAHDLQVRMRRAAVPVLAHLNGAALGGGLEVALMADVRTAGPKVRGLGLPETSLGILPGWGGTTLLQSVIDPADAVRVILEDPARDKQLSASAAHELGIVEALVEDLDAALDHLAGRIADGGIDPSARPDPIPAAGSERARSLLDALDSPHSPAETRREWAARMEAAGAPSLKRTLGILEALPGSSLEQSLDAEREAIVGLADSDAAAGSLYAAELLRRGKPGRRPVEGAREIRRVGVAGAGLMASQIAAQLALGLQVPVTLRDLDEDIAQKGLAHARDVIAQAASRGKLDEQSARAVSELLSATADVADLADCDLVLEAVPEVLAVKKSVLGELEGVLDPSALLVTNTSSLSVAAMSEDLAHPERVVGLHFFNPVAKMPLVEVVRTERTDPAVLATGHEVVRRCGKFAVESADAPGFIVNRLLFRVLSEVLRSADQGADLAAVDASLDPFGLPMRPFELLDLVGIGVADHVGKVLGEQLGTERFPISTGLTRLLESGEAGTVRDRSEVHPQVSDALRAAFSDGTSEGGSAAVGDALLDRVLRGLAEESGLMLEEGVVERPEQIDLALILGAGYPRHRGGLTPYLDQTGVSREVVGAPFHGDRFTR, from the coding sequence ATGGCCCCCACGACCGAGAACTCCGGCAGCGCCTCCGCGTACACCGAGCACGTCACCCGCGTCCTCGTCGAGGACCGCGAGCACGAGGGGATCGGCACTCTCGCCGTCCTCACCTTCGCCCCGCCGGAGGGCGAGACCCGCCCCGCGACGCTCGGACCGCAGTCGCTCGAGAACGTCGAGGCCGCCCTCACGGAGGCTCTCGCGCGCGCCGAGGCCGGCGAGATCCAGGCGATCGCGCTCACCGGCACGGACAGAGTCTTCCTCGCCGGCGCCGATCTCTCGATGTTCGCCGACCCCGCCGGTCGCGAGGCCATCGACCCCATGACCCGCCGCGCCCACGACCTGCAGGTCCGTATGCGCCGGGCCGCGGTCCCCGTGCTCGCCCACCTCAACGGCGCGGCCCTCGGCGGCGGCCTCGAGGTCGCGCTCATGGCCGACGTCCGCACCGCCGGCCCCAAGGTCCGCGGCCTCGGCCTGCCAGAGACGAGCCTCGGGATCCTGCCCGGGTGGGGCGGCACCACCCTTCTGCAGTCCGTCATCGACCCGGCCGACGCCGTCCGCGTGATCCTCGAGGACCCCGCCCGCGACAAGCAGCTCAGCGCCTCCGCCGCCCACGAGCTCGGCATCGTCGAGGCGCTCGTCGAGGATCTCGACGCGGCCCTCGACCATCTCGCCGGCCGCATCGCCGACGGCGGCATCGACCCGTCGGCCCGCCCCGACCCGATCCCCGCCGCGGGATCCGAGCGCGCCCGCTCGCTGCTCGACGCGCTGGACTCCCCGCACAGCCCCGCCGAGACCCGTCGCGAATGGGCCGCGCGCATGGAGGCCGCGGGCGCGCCCTCGCTGAAGCGCACCCTCGGCATCCTCGAGGCCCTGCCCGGATCGAGCCTCGAGCAGTCCCTGGACGCGGAGCGCGAGGCCATCGTCGGCCTCGCCGACTCCGACGCCGCCGCCGGGTCGCTGTACGCGGCCGAGCTGCTGCGCCGCGGCAAGCCCGGACGCCGCCCGGTCGAGGGCGCCCGCGAGATCCGCCGTGTGGGCGTGGCCGGAGCCGGCCTCATGGCCTCCCAGATCGCCGCGCAGCTCGCCCTCGGCCTGCAGGTGCCCGTCACCCTGCGCGACCTCGACGAGGACATCGCCCAGAAGGGCCTCGCGCACGCCCGCGACGTGATCGCCCAGGCAGCCTCCCGCGGGAAGCTCGACGAGCAGTCCGCCCGCGCCGTCTCCGAGCTGCTGAGCGCGACCGCCGACGTCGCCGACCTCGCCGACTGCGACCTCGTGCTCGAGGCCGTGCCCGAGGTCCTCGCGGTCAAGAAGAGCGTGCTGGGAGAGCTCGAGGGCGTCCTCGACCCGTCGGCCCTGCTGGTCACGAACACCTCCTCGCTGTCGGTGGCCGCGATGAGCGAGGACCTCGCCCATCCCGAGCGCGTCGTCGGCCTGCACTTCTTCAACCCCGTCGCGAAGATGCCGCTCGTCGAGGTCGTGCGCACCGAGCGCACCGACCCCGCGGTCCTCGCGACCGGTCACGAGGTCGTGCGCCGCTGCGGCAAGTTCGCCGTCGAGAGCGCCGACGCCCCCGGGTTCATCGTCAACCGTCTGCTGTTCCGCGTGCTCAGCGAGGTGCTGCGCTCGGCCGACCAGGGCGCCGACCTCGCCGCCGTCGACGCCTCCCTGGACCCCTTCGGCCTGCCGATGCGACCCTTCGAGCTGCTCGACCTCGTGGGCATCGGCGTCGCCGACCACGTCGGCAAGGTCCTCGGCGAGCAGCTGGGCACCGAGCGCTTCCCGATCTCCACGGGCCTCACGCGGCTCCTGGAGTCCGGCGAGGCGGGCACGGTGCGCGACCGCTCGGAGGTCCATCCTCAGGTCTCCGACGCGCTGCGGGCAGCCTTCTCCGACGGGACCTCGGAGGGCGGCTCGGCCGCCGTCGGCGATGCCCTCCTGGACCGCGTCCTGCGCGGGCTCGCCGAGGAGAGCGGGCTGATGCTCGAGGAGGGCGTCGTCGAGCGTCCCGAGCAGATCGACCTGGCGCTGATCCTCGGCGCGGGCTATCCGCGCCACCGCGGCGGGCTCACCCCGTACCTCGACCAGACCGGCGTGAGCCGCGAGGTCGTGGGCGCACCCTTCCACGGGGACCGCTTCACCCGCTGA
- a CDS encoding aminotransferase class I/II-fold pyridoxal phosphate-dependent enzyme: MSDHLSPARPSAPEPAGAPRPAPSSAPAPAPTPEGPWSRAVSAAGLLRDGEVRPTIFAHMSALAAAHGAMNLGQGFPDTDPPEVVAESAVAAIREGLNQYPPGAGIPALREAIAAHQERFYGLRWDPTSEVLVTAGATEALAASLLALVRPGDEVLTLAPFYDAYAAVIALAGGVHRTVPIRRETVEDAGADEADGARVRLHVDPEELRAAITDRTRVVLVNSPHNPTGMVLDARTLQVVVDAAAEHDAFVLTDEVYEHLVFEGEHVPVASLPGARERTISVGSAGKTLSVTGWKIGWVTAPAPILEAVTGVKQWLTYASGTPFQGAVARGLAMADEDFAAIAEDLRERRDLLVAALDRIGLPLVVAESGYFVLADLAPLGAHDAAELCDRLPEKAGVAAIPVSAFLPEGEAGDWRSWARLAFCKDRTTLEEAGRRLAAWAEGVRAG; this comes from the coding sequence ATGTCCGATCACCTCTCCCCCGCCCGCCCATCCGCGCCGGAGCCCGCTGGAGCGCCCCGGCCCGCGCCCTCGTCAGCACCGGCGCCCGCGCCGACGCCCGAGGGCCCGTGGTCCCGTGCGGTGAGCGCCGCCGGCCTGCTGCGCGACGGCGAGGTGCGGCCGACGATCTTCGCGCACATGTCGGCACTCGCCGCGGCGCACGGCGCGATGAACCTGGGCCAGGGCTTCCCCGACACCGATCCCCCGGAGGTCGTCGCCGAGTCCGCGGTGGCGGCGATCCGGGAGGGGCTGAACCAGTACCCGCCGGGCGCCGGGATCCCCGCCCTGCGGGAGGCGATCGCCGCCCACCAGGAGCGCTTCTACGGGCTGCGCTGGGATCCGACGAGCGAGGTGCTCGTGACGGCGGGCGCGACCGAGGCGCTCGCCGCGTCGCTCCTCGCGCTCGTGCGCCCGGGCGACGAGGTGCTCACGCTCGCCCCGTTCTACGACGCCTATGCGGCCGTGATCGCCCTGGCGGGCGGTGTGCACCGCACCGTGCCGATCCGCCGCGAGACCGTCGAGGACGCCGGGGCGGACGAGGCCGACGGGGCGCGGGTGCGCCTGCACGTGGACCCCGAGGAGCTGCGGGCGGCGATCACCGACCGCACGCGCGTGGTGCTCGTGAACTCCCCGCACAATCCCACGGGCATGGTGCTGGACGCCCGGACGCTGCAGGTCGTCGTCGACGCCGCCGCGGAGCACGACGCGTTCGTGCTCACCGACGAGGTCTACGAGCACCTCGTCTTCGAGGGCGAGCACGTGCCCGTCGCATCCCTGCCCGGTGCGCGGGAGCGCACGATCTCCGTGGGCTCGGCAGGCAAGACGCTGTCCGTGACGGGCTGGAAGATCGGCTGGGTGACGGCGCCGGCACCGATCCTCGAGGCGGTCACCGGCGTCAAGCAGTGGCTCACGTACGCCTCGGGCACGCCCTTCCAGGGAGCGGTCGCGCGCGGCCTCGCCATGGCCGACGAGGACTTCGCGGCGATCGCCGAGGACCTGCGCGAGCGCCGCGACCTGCTGGTCGCGGCGCTCGATCGGATCGGGCTGCCCCTCGTCGTCGCGGAGTCCGGCTACTTCGTGCTCGCCGATCTCGCGCCGCTGGGGGCGCACGACGCCGCCGAGCTCTGCGACCGTCTGCCCGAGAAGGCCGGGGTGGCCGCGATCCCCGTCAGCGCGTTCCTGCCCGAGGGCGAGGCCGGGGACTGGCGCAGCTGGGCGCGCCTGGCGTTCTGCAAGGACCGCACGACGCTCGAGGAGGCCGGGCGGCGCCTGGCCGCATGGGCCGAGGGCGTCCGCGCGGGCTGA
- a CDS encoding asparaginase codes for MSIPDDLPASDPAVRIHVLSLGGTIFMTGADGEGAAPGAGGADVVAEGLPAGVEVTHEEVANIGSPSVRPGHLRAVLERARAAVDAGARGAVLTHGTDTLEESAFVLDALWDRDAPLVLTGAMRPSDAPGADGPANVRDAIRAAAAPELRGLGVLAVFDGAAHLGARVRKLSSRSVSAFGSVPAGALAIIDDAARLLQRPAAGEMHAADRPLVRLLGRPQLPDPLPRVPVISLGIGDEGEILDGLPVGSIAGLVVDGAGMGHVPAGAMPRLRRLVELGVPVVVATRIPDGGTSTHHYSYPGSEVDLLASGCLMAGVLPAHKARLLLQLALARRLSAAGIGEAFALFAS; via the coding sequence GTGAGCATCCCCGACGACCTCCCTGCTTCCGACCCCGCCGTGCGCATCCACGTGCTGTCGCTGGGCGGGACGATCTTCATGACCGGCGCGGACGGCGAGGGGGCCGCACCTGGCGCGGGAGGCGCGGACGTCGTCGCGGAGGGTCTGCCCGCAGGCGTCGAGGTCACGCACGAGGAGGTCGCGAACATCGGTTCGCCGTCCGTGCGGCCCGGTCACTTGCGCGCCGTGCTCGAGCGAGCCCGGGCCGCGGTCGACGCGGGCGCACGCGGGGCGGTCCTCACGCACGGCACCGACACCCTCGAGGAGTCCGCCTTCGTGCTCGACGCGCTCTGGGACCGCGACGCCCCGCTCGTGCTCACCGGCGCCATGCGCCCGTCGGACGCGCCGGGCGCCGACGGGCCCGCGAACGTGCGCGATGCGATCCGTGCGGCGGCCGCGCCCGAGCTGCGCGGCCTCGGCGTGCTCGCGGTCTTCGACGGCGCAGCACATCTGGGCGCCCGCGTGCGCAAGCTGTCCTCCCGGTCCGTGAGCGCCTTCGGCTCCGTGCCCGCGGGCGCCCTCGCGATCATCGACGACGCGGCGCGGCTGCTGCAGCGACCCGCGGCGGGAGAGATGCACGCCGCCGATCGGCCGCTCGTGCGCCTGCTCGGCCGTCCCCAGCTCCCCGACCCGCTCCCCCGCGTCCCCGTGATCTCCCTGGGCATCGGCGACGAGGGCGAGATCCTCGACGGCCTGCCGGTCGGCTCGATCGCCGGCCTCGTCGTGGACGGCGCGGGCATGGGGCACGTGCCCGCGGGCGCTATGCCCCGGCTGCGGCGGCTCGTCGAGCTGGGCGTCCCCGTGGTCGTCGCGACCCGGATCCCCGACGGCGGCACCTCGACCCACCACTACTCCTACCCGGGCAGCGAGGTCGATCTGCTCGCGAGCGGCTGCCTGATGGCGGGCGTGCTCCCGGCCCACAAGGCGCGCCTGCTGCTGCAGCTCGCGCTCGCCCGCCGTCTGTCCGCAGCCGGCATCGGCGAGGCGTTCGCACTGTTCGCCTCCTGA
- a CDS encoding methyltransferase domain-containing protein, translating to MQCHHFDAGTCRSCTLIPVPHDEQIARARARYQELLAPFAADPTAPGAIWLPPVRSADSGFRATAKMVATGTAADPVLGLLSAPGQAPGGPGVDLVDCPLYPEGVEELLEDVRALVRRAQVPPYDVPRRRGELKNVLVTVSPDGEFMLRLVLRSERPLPRVREHLPRLLESQPLLRVVSANIHPEHKAVLDGPTEIHLAGDAALRMRMAGRAEGAAAAPEPGRAITLQVRPRSFVQTNSSVAAQLYAQVGAWIDEIDPTSVWDLYCGVGGFALHCAQDADAPEPREVIGVEISPEAIDSARAAAAEAHLDAVFHADDATAWAIREAEASGPPQAVIVNPPRRGIGERLAGFLEHSGVLDVVYSSCNPSTLATDLAAMPSYRIAAARLVDMFPHTAHDEVLVRLRRIA from the coding sequence GTGCAGTGCCACCACTTCGATGCGGGCACCTGCCGCTCCTGCACCCTGATCCCCGTCCCGCACGACGAGCAGATCGCGCGTGCCCGGGCCCGGTATCAGGAGCTGCTGGCCCCTTTCGCCGCCGATCCCACCGCTCCCGGCGCGATCTGGCTGCCGCCCGTGCGCAGCGCCGACTCCGGCTTCCGGGCGACCGCGAAGATGGTCGCGACCGGCACTGCCGCCGATCCGGTGCTGGGTCTGCTCTCCGCCCCCGGGCAGGCGCCGGGAGGCCCGGGCGTCGACCTCGTGGACTGTCCGCTGTATCCGGAGGGCGTCGAGGAGCTGCTCGAGGACGTGCGCGCCCTCGTGCGGCGCGCCCAGGTCCCTCCCTACGACGTGCCCCGACGTCGGGGCGAGCTCAAGAACGTGCTGGTCACCGTCTCGCCCGACGGCGAGTTCATGCTGCGGCTCGTGCTGCGCAGCGAGAGGCCGCTGCCCAGGGTCCGCGAGCACCTCCCCCGGCTGCTCGAGAGCCAGCCGCTGCTGCGCGTGGTCAGCGCGAACATCCATCCCGAGCACAAGGCCGTCCTCGACGGCCCCACCGAGATCCACCTCGCCGGCGACGCCGCGCTGCGGATGCGCATGGCAGGGCGGGCGGAAGGGGCCGCGGCGGCGCCCGAGCCGGGACGTGCGATCACGCTGCAGGTGCGTCCGCGCTCGTTCGTGCAGACCAACTCCTCGGTCGCCGCGCAGCTCTATGCGCAGGTGGGAGCATGGATCGACGAGATCGACCCCACGAGCGTGTGGGACCTGTACTGCGGTGTCGGGGGCTTCGCCCTGCACTGCGCGCAGGACGCCGACGCTCCGGAACCGCGCGAGGTGATCGGGGTCGAGATCTCCCCCGAGGCGATCGACTCCGCCCGCGCGGCCGCCGCCGAGGCGCACCTGGACGCGGTCTTCCATGCGGACGACGCGACCGCCTGGGCGATCCGCGAGGCGGAGGCCTCCGGGCCGCCGCAGGCCGTGATCGTGAATCCGCCCCGCCGCGGCATCGGCGAGCGCCTCGCCGGCTTCCTCGAGCACTCGGGCGTGCTCGACGTCGTCTACTCGAGCTGCAATCCGAGCACCCTCGCGACGGACCTCGCGGCCATGCCCTCCTACCGGATCGCCGCCGCGCGGCTGGTGGACATGTTCCCCCACACCGCGCACGACGAGGTGCTCGTGCGGCTGCGCCGGATCGCCTGA